From the Pongo pygmaeus isolate AG05252 chromosome X, NHGRI_mPonPyg2-v2.0_pri, whole genome shotgun sequence genome, one window contains:
- the BGN gene encoding biglycan → MWSLWRLVSLLALSQALPFEQRGFWDFTLDDGPFMMNDEEASGADTSGVLDPDSVTPTYSAMCPFGCHCHLRVVQCSDLGLKSVPKEISPDTTLLDLQNNDISELRKDDFKGLQHLYALVLVNNKISKIHEKAFSPLRKLQKLYISKNHLVEIPPNLPSSLVELRIHDNRIRKVPKGVFSGLRNMNCIEMGGNPLENSGFEPGAFDGLKLNYLRISEAKLTGIPKDLPETLNELHLDHNKIQAIELEDLLRYSKLYRLGLGHNQIRMIENGSLSFLPTLRELHLDNNKLAGVPSGLPDLKLLQVVYLHSNNITKVGVNDFCPVGFGVKRAYYNGISLFNNPVPYWEVQPATFRCVTDRLAIQFGNYKK, encoded by the exons ATGTGGTCCCTGTGGCGCCTCGTGTCTCTGCTGGCCCTGAGCCAGGCCCTGCCCTTTGAGCAGAGAGGCTTCTGGGACTTCACCCTGGACGATGGGCCATTCATGATGAACGATGAGGAAGCTTCGGGCGCTGACACCTCGGGCGTCCTGGACCCGGACTCTGTCACACCCACCTACAGCGCCATGTGTCCTTTCGGCTGCCACTGCCACCTGCGGGTGGTTCAGTGCTCCGACCTGG GTCTGAAGTCTGTGCCCAAAGAGATCTCCCCTGACACCACGCTGCTGGACCTACAGAACAACGACATCTCCGAGCTCCGCAAGGATGACTTCAAGGGTCTCCAGCACCTCTAC GCCCTCGTCCTGGTGAACAACAAGATCTCCAAGATCCACGAGAAAGCCTTCAGCCCACTGCGGAAGCTGCAGAAGCTCTACATCTCCAAGAACCACCTGGTGGAGATCCCGCCCAACTTACCCAGCTCCCTGGTGGAGCTCCGCATCCACGACAACCGCATCCGCAAGGTGCCCAAGGGCGTGTTCAGCGGGCTCCGGAACATGAACTGCATTG AGATGGGCGGGAACCCACTGGAGAACAGTGGCTTTGAACCTGGAGCCTTTGATGGCCTGAAGCTCAACTACCTGCGCATCTCAGAGGCCAAGCTGACTGGCATCCCCAAAG ACCTCCCCGAGACCCTGAATGAGCTCCACCTGGACCACAACAAAATCCAGGCCATCGAACTGGAGGACCTGCTCCGCTACTCCAAGCTGTACAG GCTGGGCCTGGGCCACAACCAGATCCGGATGATCGAGAACGGGAGCTTGAGCTTCCTGCCCACCCTCCGGGAGCTCCACTTGGACAACAACAAGCTGGCCGGGGTGCCCTCGGGGCTCCCAGACCTCAAGCTCCTCCAG GTGGTCTATCTGCACTCCAACAACATCACCAAAGTGGGTGTCAACGACTTCTGTCCCGTGGGCTTCGGGGTGAAGCGGGCCTACTACAACGGCATCAGCCTCTTCAACAACCCCGTGCCCTACTGGGAGGTGCAGCCGGCCACTTTCCGCTGCGTCACTGACCGCCTGGCCATCCAGTTTGGCAACTACAAAAAGTAG